The Montipora capricornis isolate CH-2021 chromosome 3, ASM3666992v2, whole genome shotgun sequence genome window below encodes:
- the LOC138042494 gene encoding isochorismatase domain-containing protein 1-like has translation MAVKLGRLAANNTAFFLCDIQEKFRPSIRYFPEIIKVAQRMATAANILKIPVIATEQYPKGLGNTVEEIDTSPFKDRVFSKTKFSMVIPEVEEQLKQLNVENIVLMGIETQVCVLQTTMDLLERNYNVHVLADGVSSRTMVERMFALERIRQIGGFVTTSECTLFMLMGDSKHPNFKEVQALVKTASPDSGLLSKV, from the exons atggcggtcaagcTTGGACGACTCGCGGCAAACAACACAGCATTTTTTCTGTGTGATATCCAGGAAAAGTTCCGACCCTCCATCAGATACTTTCCGGAGATAATCAAAGTTGCACAAAGAATG GCAACAGCTGCCAACATTTTGAAAATTCCAGTCATCGCAACGGAACAG tatCCCAAAGGTCTTGGCAACACTGTGGAGGAGATTGATACCAGTCCATTCAAAGATCGGGTATTTTCCAAGACCAAGTTTTCCATGGTCATTCCTGAGGTAGAAGAACAGCTTAAGCAGCTAAATGTTGAGAACATTGTGTTGATGGGAATCGAG ACGCAAGTTTGTGTGTTACAAACTACAATGGATCTACTGGAAAGAAACTACAATGTTCATGTGTTAGCTGATGGTGTCTCATCACGCACCATGGTGGAAAGAATGTTTGCTTTGGAG CGTATCCGACAGATTGGTGGGTTTGTGACTACGAGTGAATGCACTCTCTTCATGCTCATGGGTGATTCTAAGCACCCTAATTTCAAAGAAGTTCAAGCTTTGGTGAAAACTGCTTCTCCAGACTCGGGTTTATTGTCTAAAGTGTAA